The Desulfitibacter sp. BRH_c19 nucleotide sequence CATATTCTAGGCCCCTTTTTTTAACCTTTTCTACCATTATTATACTATTTTTGTAGAATATTTGGGGCTTTTTCTACAGGATCGTTAGGCGCTGTACAACTAAACTTTTCCCTTCCCCCACTCAACTTACTTGAAATTTAGAAACAATAGGATAAATATCTACTGTTAAGCCAAAATCCTTATATCAATGATATCCTATCTATCTTTACTTTGATATTTTTTGTTTAATTCTTTAATGTTTTCATCTATTGAAATTAAATAAGGAATTGCATATCCAATAGTACTAATTAACAATCCTATTGCAACATTAGATATCACAGTTAATAAATCTCCAGAGCCAAAAAGCGTTAAATCATTTAGAAATATAAAAACATTGATAACTGCAAGTAATAATCCTAAAATGATAATTGTTTTCCCCAACCAAATAAAGATTTTTTTTTCTAAAAATTTCGTTTCGTTAAACAGAAGATCTGAATGCTCTGATTTATTTTTTTCTCTTATTTTTTTCTCCCCGTCGGGAGAACCTATACAATCTTTACAAATTATTGAAGTAGCATCACCATAGTTTATAGAAATAGCTTTTCTACACACTTCACAATTCATCTTATCCCTCCTACATACCTGTATAAATATTATTCTTTTCTCTAACCACAAAGAATACATACTAGCTGTATTGCGCCTAACGTTCCCGTGATTTGCGGACTTGGCAGTTGGCGCAATTTTTGACCCCAAACACTTCTACTTCTTTAGCAATAAAAAATATTATAGACTAGTCCAGCCCAAAAGTTGTGACCTCATACTCCATCTAGTGAAGATAATTTGATTGAAGGTCAAAATATTACTTATTATCAGAACTAGTAAACGCTGTGGCTACTCCTAAAGCAAGGTAAATGCTTCCTGTAATATATCGTTGAGCGTTTAAGAAAGATGTTTTTTTCTTGAGCAATTTGCCTGTACTTCCAGCTAGTAACGCAAATAATGTGTCTGTTGAAATTGCTAACATAATAAAGACTAGTCCAAGAAACATGATTTGTGTAGTGGCTGTTCCTTTTGACACATCGACGAATTGTGGTAAGAATGCTAAAAAGAACAAAGCAGTCTTTGGATTAAGAAGATTTACCAGTATAGCTTTGTAAAAGACTGATGAAAGTTTGTTGTTCTTAATTCCATTATCATTATCCTCTAGCATTTCATGTTTAAGTAATTTACAAAGACCTAAATATATTAAATAACCAGCACCAATAAATTTTATAATGTTGAATGCGGTAGCTGATGCCATTAAAAGTGCCGATATGCCAAAGGCTGCAGCTATTACATGGATAAAGCTCCCTAATTCTACACCTAATACAGCAGTAATACCTGCTGATCTTCCTTTCTCTATACTTTGTGTAATAATGTAAATAATGGAAGGACCAGGAGTAATTAATAAAATCAATGATGCTCCTGCAAACAATATAAGTGTAGTAATATCCGGCATTTTTCTTTCCTCCTAAGTATGCTTTATATATTATAGATTATCACATATTATAAGTTCCACTAGATTAGTTTCGGTCAACATTTTGGCATGTAGCTCGGCAACTGCTTTTGTTTCACATAAACTATCTACTTGGATTAAACACCTAAATTTCTCCTCTTATTAATCCGCACCATGGACAGCGCGTTCATCGTCTAATTTCAGCTAACGGTTTGAATTGCCGACGACGTCAAAGCTCACAGGGAAGTGCTCGTGCCCTGCGGGACTTCGCGGGCTAATGCACCGACCGACTCGGTTGCTTTGACGATGTGGCACGGCTTTCTCCATGCTCATTCTTCGTAGCCCTACTTAATGCATTACCCTACCGTGCCCTTGTGGCAATGCGTTGTTATCGGATGTAGGGTGCCCCGTGATTCAGAGCGGCAGCAGGATCTAACCCCTCAAATGTACAATGCCCTGCTTACTTAATGTATGATTATAAACATTACGACATAAATATCATTAAGACAACGTTCAACCCTATAATATTCTTGACATGTAATATTCATCTATATATTTTCCATCAACTAGCATTGAACATTTTTTTGTGCCCTCAATAACAAATCCATATTTTTCATACAAACGCTTTGCTCCTGTATTGAGACACATAACAGTTAATTCAAGCCTTTTAATATTACTTTTTTTCGCCCAATCATTCAATATATCAAAAAATTGCGTTCCAATACCCTTGCGTTGATATGCCCTACGAATACCAATAACTATATAAGCTGTATGCTTATTTCTTCTTAGTCCACCTCTTTGAGCAGATATATATCCTACTATTTCACCTTCATCTTCGGCAAAAAGCAATAAATTATCCCCTGAAGTAGACTGGTTAATAATATTTTCAATTCGTTTAATATCCCTTATTCTCTCATCTGGTTCATACATCATATATTTTGTTTCTTTATCCAAATCAGATTTCATTTGCCAGAATGATTCTGCATCCATAATTTTAGCTTTGCGTATTATCAACTCTGTACCTCCTATACATGCAATATATAATAATACTTTTATCCTTAGTCCACAAAATCAAATCTATTGTGCATCTCTGCAACGTCGAACACATAAATCTACCGCAGGATGGGTGTTCCTTGCACCCGGTTTCCGATAACGTTCAGAGGGTTTGCGACGTCGGATTAATACATTCATATTGGCCCCGATGTCGCAAACCCTCTGTTATCTGCAGCGGAGACCTCTACTTTAGGTACACCCCAGTTAAACCTTTACTGGCCTTTGTAATAGGATAACCACTACAACGATCTACCCTCCTGTATATATCTTAAATCAGTACCTCCCTCCAGTAGGTGCGTAGCAAAAGAGTGTCTTAAGGAATGTACAGTCACATTTTTTGAAATCTTCACTTCTTGACATATATTGTGAAAAAATTTTTGCACAGCACGTTCCGTCAAAAAGCTTCCATTTTTTCCACCTGGTAGGACCTATCTACCAGGTGCTATGAAAAATGATAATATTTGCATTACTTCTACATTTAATTTGCATTACCCTCCAAATCAATACATTTTTTTACATTATTTCCTTTGTATTTCCTTCTCCAGCAAATTTTTTATACTATATTCCACATAATTATTGCTTGACATTTCCAGTTGAGGAAATTAGAATGTTGAGTAAGTTAATAAACTGCTAAGTGCAGATAGGTGCCTCGAGGTTCGAGGTCAAAAGGGAATTGGGTTCAAGTCCCAAACGGTCCCGCCACTGTAACCGGAGAGTTGCTTTACAGATATCCACTGTTCTTCAATCCCACTGGGAAAAGGAGGATGGGAAGGAGTAAAGTCGCTGTGAGACGGAAGTCAGGAAACCTGCCTATTTGCAAAAGGAAAGTCTCTCGGGGATATAGAGACTATAGAATTGAGAACAATGGTAAAGTTCTCAGCCAAAGTTTTATTTTGGCTGAGAACTTTTTATTTTTTAACTAAAACTAAATAGTAAGGTAACAGGTCCCCTAATGGGGATAATAGGGAAGCCCGTGGGGAATTGTTAAGAATTGTTCCTGAAACGGTGCGGACCCACCACTGTAGTCGAGGAGTTTCTCAAATTGTCCACTGCTGGCAGTTGTATAAGTCTAGTGGGAAGGCTTGAGAAAATGATGATTCGTTAGCCAGGAGACCTGCCTGTTATCTCGTATTCTTGTTGGATGATGGTAAAGTCCTCAACCAGAGTTTTATTTTGGTTGGGGACTTTTTATATTAAAAACCAAGGAGGTAAAAGCAATGTCTTTATTAAGGAATGGTCAAAATGGTGTTGTTACCAAAGAAATGGAAGAAGTAGCAGCACAAGAAAAAGTCAGTCCTGAATTTATCAGACAGGGAGTAGCTGAAGGCAAGATAGTTATACTTAAAAATGCTAATCACAGTAATGCAGTTCCCCTGGCAGTAGGTGAAGGATTGCGAACCAAGGTAAGTGCAAGTGTAGGTCTATACGGGAAAGATGCAAGTATTGATCATGAATTGGAAAAAATCAAGGCTGCTGTTAATGCTGGAACAGATGCCATAATGGACCTAAGTGTAACTGGTGAGATTGATGCCATGCGCAAGGAAGTACTTGCTACTGTTTCTAAACCAGTAGGAACACTTCCGTTATATCAAGCAATGGCTAATGCCAGTAGAAAAAATGGATCGCCTCTAAAGATGACAGTTGAAGACATTTTTGAAGCAATTGAAGCTCAAGCAGCCGAAGGAGTAGCTTTTTTGGCACTTCATTGTGGTACCACCATGGATATAGTAGAACGTGCAAAGAGGGAGGGAAGAATTGATCCCCTTGTAAGCTACGGAGGGTCACACCTCATAGGATGGATGATACATAATCAAAGGGAAAATCCATTATATGAAAACTTCGATAGGGTTTTAGAGATTGCAAAGAAATACGATGTAACTTTAAGTTTTGCTGATAGTATGAGACCTGGCTGTCTCGCTGATTCTTTAGATGGTTCTCAGGTTCAGGAATTAGTAGTCCTGGGAGAATTAGTACAGAGGACAAGAGATGCTGGTATTCAGGTAATGGTTAAAGGTCCCGGACATGTTCCACTTAATCAGGTAAAAACAACAATTAAGCTTCAGAAGAGCCTTTGTAAGAATGCACCATATTTTGTATTTGGTCCCTTAGTAACAGATACAGGTGTAGGTCATGATCACATAAGTGCTGCCATTGGTGGTGCAGTAGCCTCATGGGCTGGTGCAGACTTCATCTGTTATGTAACACCTGCTGAGCATATTGGAATTCCTAATACTGATCAGGTTCGAGAAGGAGTAGTGGCTGCTCGTATTGCTGCCCATTGCGGAGACTTGGCAAAGGGAATGCCAGGCGCTATAAATTGGGATCTTGAAATGTCCATTGCTAGGAAAGAACTTGACTGGGATAAGCAAATATCTCTTGCCATAGACCCTGGTACTGCACAAAGAATTTGGAAAGAGAGAAGCGATGACTTCTCATCCAAGTGTACCATGTGCGGACAATTCTGTGCTATGGAGATCATTTCACAATATTTAAATACTGATACTAAATATGGGTGTTAATAGAAAGGGTGATAAATAATGACTCAAATGTTAAATGCTCGAGCTGGGAAAATAACTGAAGAAATGGAAAAAGTGGCTATTCACGAAAATGTAGATGTGAAATTTATTCGTAAGGGTATCGCCGAGGGAACTATTGTTATACCAAAAAAT carries:
- a CDS encoding acetyltransferase; the protein is MIIRKAKIMDAESFWQMKSDLDKETKYMMYEPDERIRDIKRIENIINQSTSGDNLLLFAEDEGEIVGYISAQRGGLRRNKHTAYIVIGIRRAYQRKGIGTQFFDILNDWAKKSNIKRLELTVMCLNTGAKRLYEKYGFVIEGTKKCSMLVDGKYIDEYYMSRIL
- a CDS encoding phosphomethylpyrimidine synthase gives rise to the protein MSLLRNGQNGVVTKEMEEVAAQEKVSPEFIRQGVAEGKIVILKNANHSNAVPLAVGEGLRTKVSASVGLYGKDASIDHELEKIKAAVNAGTDAIMDLSVTGEIDAMRKEVLATVSKPVGTLPLYQAMANASRKNGSPLKMTVEDIFEAIEAQAAEGVAFLALHCGTTMDIVERAKREGRIDPLVSYGGSHLIGWMIHNQRENPLYENFDRVLEIAKKYDVTLSFADSMRPGCLADSLDGSQVQELVVLGELVQRTRDAGIQVMVKGPGHVPLNQVKTTIKLQKSLCKNAPYFVFGPLVTDTGVGHDHISAAIGGAVASWAGADFICYVTPAEHIGIPNTDQVREGVVAARIAAHCGDLAKGMPGAINWDLEMSIARKELDWDKQISLAIDPGTAQRIWKERSDDFSSKCTMCGQFCAMEIISQYLNTDTKYGC